In Juglans microcarpa x Juglans regia isolate MS1-56 chromosome 7D, Jm3101_v1.0, whole genome shotgun sequence, the following are encoded in one genomic region:
- the LOC121239983 gene encoding aldehyde dehydrogenase family 3 member F1-like has translation MEGVRDLERDLDDMREYYRHGNTREASWRKSQLKGLLTLLEAKEGDIFKALMHDLGKHHVEAFRDEIGTLTKSLHFALGSLKKWMSGRKAKLPQIALLTTANIVPEPLGLVLVFSSWNFPFGLSLEPLIGAIAAGNTVVLKPSELAPACASFLANTIPAYVDNRAIKVFQGGQAIGEQLLLQKWDKIFFTGSARIGRLVMSEAAKHLTPVTLELGGKCPAVVDSLSSSWDRKATVKRIIAGKFGACAGQACIAIDYVLAEKKSAPALVESMKVKINEMFGKNPKESHSIARIINKQHFLRLKNLLEDPRVEASIVYGGSLDEDSLFIEPTILVNPPIEAAIMTEEIFGPILPIITLEKIEDSVQFLNSRPKALAIYCFTKNKSLERKMISETSSGSMVFNDAIVQYAADTLPFGGVGGSGMGRYHGKFSFDTFSHEKAVMRRSFLSDFWFRYPPWNTNKLQLLESAYKYDYLGLLLVILGLKRSR, from the exons ATGGAGGGCGTGAGAGATTTGGAAAGAGATCTAGATGATATGAGGGAGTATTACAGGCATGGAAATACTAGGGAAGCATCATGGAGGAAGTCACAGCTCAAAGGGTTGCTCACTCTCCTTGAGGCGAAAGAGGGAGATATCTTCAAGGCTCTTATGCATGATTTGGGAAAACATCATGTTGAGGCTTTCAGAGATGAG ATAGGAACCCTGACAAAGTCGCTGCATTTTGCATTGGGGTCTTTGAAAAAATGGATGTCCGGCAGAAAG GCTAAACTGCCACAAATTGCTTTGCTCACAACTGCAAATATTGTTCCCGAGCCGCTTGGCCTAGTCCTTGTTTTTTCGTCTTGGAATTTTCCCTTTG GACTGTCGCTGGAACCACTGATTGGGGCAATAGCTGCTGGAAACACAGTGGTTCTGAAGCCCTCGGAGTTGGCTCCTGCATGCGCTTCTTTTCTAGCAaataccatccctgcttacgtGGACAATAGGGCTATCAAGGTTTTCCAAGGTGGACAAGCCATTGGTGAACAACTGCTACTGCAGAAATGGGACAAAATCTTCTTTACAG GAAGTGCACGCATTGGACGGCTTGTCATGTCTGAGGCTGCTAAGCATCTGACTCCTGTTACTTTGGAGTTGGGTGGAAAATGCCCTGCTGTTGTTGATTCTCTTTCTAGTTCTTGGGACAGAAAG GCTACTGTAAAGCGAATTATTGCTGGGAAATTTGGTGCCTGTGCTGGTCAAGCATGCATAGCAATAGATTATGTTCTTGCAGAAAAGAAATCGGCACCAGCTCTG GTAGAGTCGATGAAAGTCAAGATCAATGAAATGTTTGGAAAAAACCCAAAAGAATCACACAGTATTGCAAGGATAATAAACAAACAACACTTCTTGAGATTGAAGAATCTTCTCGAGGACCCAAGGGTTGAAGCTTCTATTGTTTATGGGGGCTCATTGGACGAAGATAGCTT GTTCATAGAGCCAACAATATTGGTGAATCCCCCAATCGAAGCAGCTATCATGACAGAAGAAATCTTTGGTCCAATCCTTCCAATAATTACT TTGGAGAAGATTGAAGACAGTGTACAATTCCTAAATTCAAGGCCTAAAGCGCTTGCCATATACTGCTTCACCAAAAACAAATCACTAGAGAGAAAGATGATATCTGAAACATCATCTGGAAGCATGGTTTTCAATGATGCAATTGTTCAA TATGCTGCAGATACCTTGCCATTTGGAGGAGTTGGGGGAAGTGGGATGGGAAGGTACCATGGGAAGTTCTCATTTGACACATTCAGCCATGAGAAGGCTGTCATGAGAAGAAGCTTCCTCTCTGATTTTTGGTTTAGATATCCTCCATGGAACACTAACAAGTTGCAGCTCCTTGAGAGCGCCTATAAATATGATTATCTTGGGTTGCTCCTCGTCATACTGGGCTTGAAGCGATCTAGATGA